A genomic stretch from Chitinophaga agri includes:
- a CDS encoding DoxX family protein, with product MNLLQRIDRWGEAHHPRWLDGIRVLLGVFLFYKGVVFIQNIDVLKSVINESPVLTVMSFWLAHYIVFAHLAGGILIIFGLLTRVAIIANIPVLLGAIIFVHTTTGLFNVHGGVGLSILVLLLLVFFLVEGSGPMSFDDYMRRHPA from the coding sequence ATGAATCTGCTACAACGAATAGACCGTTGGGGCGAGGCGCACCATCCGCGCTGGCTGGATGGTATACGCGTGCTCCTCGGCGTATTTTTATTCTACAAAGGGGTGGTTTTCATACAAAATATTGATGTACTTAAGTCTGTGATCAACGAAAGTCCGGTGCTCACAGTTATGTCCTTCTGGCTTGCTCACTACATTGTCTTTGCTCATCTGGCTGGCGGAATTCTGATTATCTTCGGTTTACTTACACGCGTGGCTATTATTGCCAACATTCCTGTCTTATTAGGTGCCATTATCTTTGTACATACCACAACCGGGTTATTTAATGTACACGGAGGAGTCGGCCTTTCTATCCTTGTTCTGCTTCTACTTGTTTTCTTTCTTGTAGAGGGAAGCGGCCCCATGTCATTCGATGATTATATGCGCCGTCACCCGGCTTGA
- a CDS encoding DUF4870 domain-containing protein, with product MQKNEERNWALFMHLGGIIGMIFIPPAGNIIAVLILWLIKRNESDFLNQTGKEALNFQITMSIINVGLNLIGMVNHWQWSWGRPGFNYYWNHNGFTFLNGTRGIVFVLNIIFSAIAASKAHNGIFYRYPFNWRLVK from the coding sequence ATGCAAAAAAACGAAGAAAGAAACTGGGCGCTCTTTATGCACCTCGGCGGTATCATCGGTATGATATTCATTCCGCCTGCGGGTAATATTATTGCTGTACTGATCCTGTGGCTTATCAAACGGAACGAATCTGATTTTCTGAATCAGACGGGAAAAGAAGCACTTAACTTTCAGATCACTATGAGTATCATAAATGTCGGTCTCAATCTGATCGGCATGGTCAATCACTGGCAATGGTCATGGGGTAGACCTGGATTTAACTATTATTGGAATCATAATGGCTTTACTTTCCTCAATGGCACACGTGGGATAGTATTTGTGTTGAATATCATTTTCTCTGCTATAGCAGCCTCTAAGGCGCACAATGGGATCTTTTACAGGTATCCGTTTAACTGGAGACTGGTGAAATAA
- the panB gene encoding 3-methyl-2-oxobutanoate hydroxymethyltransferase, translated as MSTHKEVKRITTHILQKMKNDGEKISMLTAYDYSMARIFDDAGMDILLVGDSAANVMAGYETTLPITLDHMIYHAASVVRGIRRSFVVVDLPFGTYQGNSKEALASTVRIMKETSAHGVKIEGGEEILESVKRIISAGVPVMGHLGLTPQSINKFGTYSVRATEEAEAQKLLKDARLLEEAGCFAIVLEKIPALLAKQVAESIHIPVIGIGAGKYVDGQVLVMHDMLGINKDFKPRFLRRYLNLYDEIYKASQQYIHDVKAKDFPNDNEQY; from the coding sequence ATGTCAACGCACAAAGAAGTTAAAAGGATCACCACACACATATTACAGAAAATGAAGAATGATGGAGAGAAGATCTCCATGCTGACCGCATATGATTATTCCATGGCACGCATCTTTGACGATGCCGGTATGGACATCCTGCTGGTCGGCGATTCTGCTGCTAACGTAATGGCGGGCTACGAAACCACCCTGCCCATTACACTGGATCATATGATCTATCATGCAGCTTCTGTAGTAAGAGGAATCAGACGCAGTTTTGTAGTTGTAGACCTGCCTTTTGGTACCTACCAGGGCAATTCTAAAGAGGCACTGGCCTCCACCGTGCGTATTATGAAGGAAACCAGCGCCCACGGTGTTAAAATAGAGGGCGGTGAAGAAATTCTTGAATCTGTTAAGCGTATCATCTCCGCAGGCGTACCTGTAATGGGGCACCTGGGACTGACGCCTCAATCCATCAATAAATTTGGTACATATAGCGTAAGGGCTACCGAAGAAGCAGAAGCACAGAAACTGCTGAAGGATGCCCGCCTGCTGGAAGAAGCGGGTTGTTTTGCGATCGTACTGGAAAAAATACCTGCCCTGCTGGCTAAACAGGTGGCAGAAAGCATTCACATCCCTGTGATCGGTATCGGCGCCGGCAAATATGTCGATGGCCAGGTACTGGTGATGCATGATATGCTGGGTATCAACAAAGATTTTAAACCCCGCTTCCTGCGCCGTTATCTCAATTTATATGACGAAATTTACAAGGCGTCACAGCAATATATCCACGACGTGAAAGCAAAAGACTTTCCGAACGATAACGAACAATACTAA
- a CDS encoding DUF1338 domain-containing protein, translated as MLDYVLSGLMQRYQERVPDVAAIIAAMITENLIQLPEDIENDHIAFRTMGVPELGVQSLEKIFLHYGYTRREAYHFKEKKLDAFWYAPPAPHYPRIFISELRVKDLSPEAQRIITSYTKEVLVDPVSNLDLNDGPAVDTFLHSSLWRTPTYADFQALSAESEYAAWVIYNRYYLNHFTISVQNLPAGYNTVADFNRFLEKEGFTLNDSGGKIKESPDHLLLQSSTVAKMIPATFADNEIHKIAGSYVEFAERRVLPQFAHLPADQITREHRREGFEAGNADRIFESTYSSQTNK; from the coding sequence ATGTTAGACTATGTTCTCAGCGGCCTGATGCAACGCTACCAGGAACGTGTTCCTGACGTTGCGGCAATCATTGCCGCCATGATCACTGAGAATCTGATCCAGCTACCGGAAGACATTGAAAATGATCACATTGCCTTTCGTACAATGGGTGTACCCGAACTAGGGGTGCAATCGCTGGAAAAGATCTTCCTTCATTACGGTTACACCAGAAGAGAAGCCTACCACTTTAAAGAAAAGAAGCTGGATGCATTCTGGTACGCCCCTCCTGCTCCCCATTACCCACGCATCTTCATCAGCGAGCTGCGGGTAAAGGACCTCAGTCCGGAGGCACAGCGTATCATTACCAGCTACACCAAAGAAGTGCTGGTAGATCCGGTAAGTAACCTGGACCTGAACGATGGCCCTGCCGTAGATACCTTCCTGCACAGTTCTCTCTGGCGTACGCCTACCTATGCGGATTTCCAGGCGCTGTCGGCAGAAAGTGAATACGCTGCCTGGGTGATCTACAACAGGTACTACCTCAATCACTTCACGATCAGCGTACAGAACCTGCCAGCCGGGTATAATACCGTAGCCGATTTCAACAGGTTCCTGGAGAAAGAAGGATTTACGCTCAATGATTCAGGCGGTAAGATCAAGGAAAGTCCGGACCATCTGCTGCTGCAGAGCAGCACGGTGGCAAAGATGATCCCGGCTACCTTTGCTGACAACGAAATACATAAAATAGCCGGTTCCTACGTGGAATTTGCAGAGCGCAGGGTACTGCCGCAGTTCGCACACCTGCCAGCCGATCAGATCACCCGTGAACATCGCAGGGAAGGTTTTGAAGCTGGCAATGCAGACCGCATTTTTGAAAGCACATACAGTTCACAGACGAATAAATAA
- a CDS encoding S8 family peptidase, producing the protein MKSKKAMAVMAGSVVMMAALTANPTYAQTAIPRNWHLLNYTQDSVYGTGVEKAYKELLKGRKSTPVLVAVIDSGIDTLHEDLKSILWVNPKEIPGNGIDDDKNGYVDDVHGWNFLGGKDGRSVKEDSDEATREYYRYKSLYINPDSALDKQSKEYQYWQKLQGRVVKPSPNESKVTYKTMLKLQESLHKCEMLLTGYLKQNDFTAAKLDSIQTTDQDVMVAKKFMQRIFQNTGEENLTYSELKSEFEEYLAELKRKAEAADSEGPADKRAEIIGDNINDINDKYYGNNDVMGQFGFHGTHVSGIIAAVRGNGVGMDGINDNVRIMMVKAVPDGDERDKDVALAIRYAVDNGARVVNMSFGKGFSPHKDWVDDAVKYAEEKGVLLVHAAGNDGNDNDVVDNFPNPDFADHSARANNYITVGASSNGRNTKVANFSNYGKKNVDLFAPGVQIYSTVPGGNKYGAASGTSMAAPVVAGVAALVLAYHPNLTAAQLKSILMKSATPLPDGTTEVNKPGAGDTKVPFSELSISGGLINAYEALKLADTLDTDKGTHPKKKKKAKMEPVKKG; encoded by the coding sequence ATGAAATCTAAAAAAGCTATGGCAGTCATGGCTGGTAGTGTTGTGATGATGGCTGCGCTCACCGCAAACCCGACTTATGCCCAAACCGCAATTCCGAGAAACTGGCACCTGCTGAATTATACACAGGATAGCGTATATGGTACCGGCGTAGAAAAGGCCTACAAAGAGTTACTGAAAGGAAGAAAAAGTACCCCTGTACTCGTTGCCGTGATCGACTCAGGCATTGACACCCTGCATGAAGATCTCAAATCAATCCTCTGGGTAAATCCTAAAGAAATTCCAGGTAATGGCATAGACGACGATAAAAATGGTTATGTGGATGATGTCCACGGATGGAACTTCCTGGGCGGTAAAGACGGCCGCAGCGTAAAGGAGGATTCAGACGAGGCTACCCGTGAATACTATCGTTATAAAAGCTTATATATCAATCCGGATTCTGCCCTGGACAAACAGTCCAAGGAATATCAGTACTGGCAGAAACTGCAGGGTAGAGTGGTGAAGCCCTCTCCTAACGAGAGCAAGGTCACCTACAAAACCATGCTAAAGCTGCAGGAAAGTCTGCATAAATGCGAAATGCTGCTTACCGGCTACCTGAAGCAAAATGACTTCACTGCCGCAAAACTGGACAGTATTCAGACGACTGACCAGGACGTAATGGTAGCCAAGAAGTTCATGCAGCGGATCTTCCAGAATACCGGTGAAGAGAACCTTACCTACTCCGAACTCAAATCTGAATTTGAAGAATACCTTGCTGAACTGAAAAGGAAAGCCGAAGCGGCTGACAGTGAAGGACCTGCTGATAAACGTGCTGAGATAATCGGCGATAACATCAATGACATCAATGATAAATACTACGGCAACAACGATGTGATGGGACAATTCGGTTTCCATGGCACCCACGTTTCCGGTATCATCGCCGCAGTAAGAGGCAATGGCGTTGGTATGGACGGTATCAATGACAATGTACGGATCATGATGGTGAAAGCAGTACCTGATGGTGATGAACGTGATAAAGACGTTGCCCTGGCTATCCGCTATGCGGTAGACAACGGTGCACGCGTGGTGAACATGAGCTTCGGTAAAGGCTTCTCCCCTCATAAGGACTGGGTAGACGATGCCGTTAAATATGCGGAAGAAAAAGGCGTGTTGCTGGTGCATGCAGCCGGTAACGATGGCAATGACAACGACGTGGTTGACAACTTCCCGAATCCTGACTTTGCCGATCACTCTGCCAGAGCCAATAACTACATTACTGTAGGTGCCAGCAGCAATGGCAGGAACACTAAAGTGGCCAATTTCTCTAACTACGGCAAGAAGAACGTAGACCTATTCGCTCCGGGCGTACAGATCTACTCTACTGTGCCTGGTGGTAACAAATACGGCGCAGCAAGCGGTACGAGTATGGCGGCCCCGGTTGTAGCGGGCGTAGCTGCACTGGTATTGGCATACCATCCGAACCTGACTGCCGCTCAGCTGAAATCGATCCTGATGAAATCTGCCACTCCGTTACCTGACGGCACTACAGAGGTCAATAAGCCAGGTGCGGGTGATACCAAGGTGCCTTTCAGTGAACTGTCTATCTCCGGCGGACTGATAAACGCTTATGAAGCGTTGAAGCTGGCAGATACCCTTGACACAGACAAGGGTACACACCCAAAGAAAAAAAAGAAAGCAAAGATGGAACCTGTCAAAAAAGGATAG
- a CDS encoding Ppx/GppA phosphatase family protein — MKLAAIDIGSNAARLLISEASPNSQGRMDFTKVNLVRVPLRLGLDVFSQGAISEKRATHLLNTIKAYKLLLEVYEVKYLKACATSAMRDAANATEILQDVRQQTGIDIKVISGQEEASFLYESHIAENLDKNRSYMYIDVGGGSTEVTIFSNNSLRHKESFNIGTIRLMQHQVGDEQWQYMKDTIKSRIKGLGTITAIGSGGNINKVFSLSKRKEGKPLTLDVLKDYYKEFNGFTVEERIHLYNLREDRADVIVPALQIYINIMRWADATEIFVPKIGLADGLVQSLYAEISK; from the coding sequence ATGAAGCTTGCTGCCATTGATATTGGGTCCAACGCTGCCAGGCTGCTTATTTCAGAAGCGTCGCCAAACAGTCAGGGCCGTATGGATTTTACAAAAGTCAACCTCGTCAGGGTTCCATTGCGTCTGGGTCTTGATGTATTCAGCCAGGGGGCTATTTCTGAGAAAAGAGCGACTCACCTGCTCAATACGATCAAAGCCTACAAACTGTTGCTGGAAGTATATGAGGTAAAATACCTGAAAGCATGTGCAACTTCAGCCATGCGTGATGCAGCTAATGCGACTGAAATATTACAGGATGTCAGACAGCAGACAGGCATTGACATAAAAGTCATCTCCGGACAGGAAGAAGCATCATTCCTCTATGAAAGTCACATCGCAGAGAATCTTGACAAGAACCGCTCCTACATGTATATCGATGTAGGTGGAGGTAGCACAGAAGTGACCATCTTCAGCAACAACAGTCTCCGTCATAAAGAATCTTTTAATATCGGCACGATCCGTCTGATGCAGCATCAGGTCGGAGATGAACAGTGGCAGTATATGAAAGATACCATTAAATCGCGCATCAAGGGCCTTGGCACTATCACCGCTATTGGCTCGGGTGGTAATATCAATAAGGTCTTCTCGCTGTCTAAACGCAAGGAGGGCAAACCACTTACGCTGGATGTGCTGAAAGATTATTATAAAGAGTTCAACGGATTCACCGTAGAAGAACGTATCCATCTCTATAACCTTCGGGAAGACCGTGCGGACGTGATTGTTCCTGCCCTTCAGATATATATTAATATCATGCGGTGGGCCGATGCGACAGAGATCTTTGTACCGAAAATAGGTCTTGCAGATGGCCTTGTCCAGTCCCTGTATGCTGAGATTAGTAAGTAA
- a CDS encoding Smr/MutS family protein, which yields MKFEIGDKILLLHSKEEGTVVDIINADMVMVEVGKVTFPVYLDQIDFPYFHRFTSPKPAPQPQQRIQGYDIKPEKKKYEDNIRMSRGMFLSILPVFRLDAYEEHVQSLKFHLLNETSEAYRFNFQVWLKNSMEMEIRNEIQPFSNFYLSDLMFESLNDSPRLEFVFFPKEKNDKLASSFPKTWKPKAKQLFLQLSELQTRRDATLTQVLFEKYPEKSKDDKPYFDASSVGSMSAGSNMTTAQAAPEPPAQPKYELDLHIEQLVKEWKGLKNIEILAIQLNEFVHYLELAMAHHQHTMIVIHGVGKGKLKDEIHAILRDTPGVERFVNEYHPRYGYGATEIFFRH from the coding sequence ATGAAGTTTGAGATTGGCGATAAGATATTGCTCCTTCATTCTAAAGAGGAGGGGACTGTCGTAGACATTATTAATGCCGACATGGTAATGGTAGAAGTAGGAAAGGTGACTTTCCCGGTATACCTTGACCAGATCGATTTTCCTTATTTTCATCGCTTTACGAGTCCTAAGCCGGCTCCGCAACCACAACAGCGGATACAGGGCTATGATATCAAGCCAGAGAAAAAGAAGTATGAGGACAATATCCGGATGAGCCGGGGTATGTTCCTTTCTATATTACCTGTCTTCCGTTTGGATGCTTACGAAGAGCATGTACAGTCACTGAAATTCCACCTGTTGAATGAGACCAGTGAAGCTTACCGGTTTAATTTCCAGGTATGGCTGAAGAACAGTATGGAGATGGAGATCCGCAATGAGATCCAGCCCTTTAGTAATTTCTACCTGTCTGACCTGATGTTTGAGTCGCTGAATGATAGTCCGCGGCTCGAGTTTGTCTTCTTCCCTAAAGAAAAGAATGATAAGCTGGCTTCTTCTTTTCCTAAAACATGGAAGCCGAAAGCCAAGCAGTTATTCCTGCAGTTGTCTGAATTGCAGACAAGGCGGGATGCTACATTGACCCAGGTTTTATTTGAGAAGTATCCGGAGAAGAGTAAGGATGATAAGCCGTATTTCGATGCGTCGAGTGTAGGGTCTATGTCTGCCGGGAGCAATATGACTACTGCCCAGGCAGCCCCCGAACCACCAGCCCAGCCGAAATATGAGCTGGACCTGCACATTGAGCAGCTGGTGAAGGAGTGGAAAGGCCTGAAGAATATTGAGATACTGGCTATTCAGCTGAATGAGTTTGTGCACTACCTGGAACTGGCTATGGCACATCATCAGCATACCATGATCGTTATTCACGGGGTAGGAAAAGGAAAACTGAAAGATGAGATACATGCGATCCTGCGCGATACGCCGGGAGTAGAGCGTTTTGTGAACGAGTACCATCCCCGTTATGGCTACGGTGCCACCGAGATATTTTTCCGGCATTAG
- the amaB gene encoding L-piperidine-6-carboxylate dehydrogenase — protein MIQDILQQLHISNTNSGVSTGTKWLDAKGAAIQASSPVDGKDIAVVTGASRADYDAVITVAQQAFTEWRLWPAPRRGEIVRQVGEALRRNKEALGKLVSYEMGKSLQEGYGEVQEMIDICDFAVGLSRQLHGLTMHSERPGHRMYEQWHPLGITGIISAFNFPVAVWSWNAMLAWICGDVCVWKPSEKTPLSAIACQQIIQDVLKDNNVPEGVCCLVVGGRETGEWMAADTRVPLVSATGSTRMGKAVSSTVGARLGRALLELGGNNAIIITADADLDMSLIGCVFGAVGTAGQRCTSTRRLIIHESVYETFTQKLVKAYKQLHIGNPLDENNHVGPLIDKDAVNLYLSSIEQVKAQGGTFLVEGGVLSGDAYTSGCYVKPSIAAVENTYPIVQHETFAPILYVMKYSQLEEAIAMQNNVPQGLSSAIMTLNLREAELFLSQAGSDCGIANVNIGTSGAEIGGAFGGEKETGGGRESGSDAWKSYMRRQTNTINYSTKLPLAQGIKFELGA, from the coding sequence ATGATCCAGGATATTCTGCAACAGTTACATATCAGCAACACCAATAGCGGTGTCAGTACAGGTACAAAATGGCTGGATGCCAAAGGAGCCGCTATTCAGGCGTCTTCTCCTGTAGACGGAAAGGATATCGCAGTTGTAACAGGCGCCAGCCGTGCCGATTACGATGCGGTGATTACAGTGGCCCAACAGGCTTTTACAGAATGGCGTTTATGGCCGGCGCCCCGCAGAGGCGAGATCGTCCGTCAGGTAGGCGAAGCGCTGCGCCGGAACAAGGAAGCCCTGGGTAAACTGGTATCCTATGAAATGGGGAAAAGTTTGCAGGAGGGATATGGAGAAGTACAGGAGATGATCGATATCTGCGACTTTGCCGTGGGCCTCTCCCGGCAGCTACACGGACTGACCATGCACTCTGAACGTCCTGGTCACCGCATGTATGAGCAATGGCATCCTTTGGGTATTACCGGCATTATTTCCGCGTTTAACTTCCCCGTAGCCGTGTGGAGCTGGAATGCGATGTTAGCCTGGATATGTGGTGACGTTTGCGTCTGGAAGCCATCAGAGAAGACCCCCTTGTCGGCGATAGCGTGCCAGCAGATCATACAGGATGTACTGAAAGACAATAACGTGCCGGAAGGCGTTTGCTGCCTGGTAGTGGGTGGCCGCGAAACCGGTGAATGGATGGCTGCGGATACAAGGGTACCACTGGTATCTGCAACAGGGTCCACGCGAATGGGCAAGGCAGTGAGCAGCACCGTAGGTGCCCGTCTGGGACGTGCCTTACTGGAACTGGGAGGCAACAATGCAATTATTATTACTGCGGATGCAGACCTGGATATGTCACTCATCGGCTGTGTATTTGGTGCGGTTGGCACCGCCGGACAACGCTGTACCAGCACCCGCCGGCTGATCATCCATGAAAGTGTATACGAGACGTTTACACAGAAACTCGTGAAGGCATACAAGCAGCTGCATATCGGCAACCCACTGGATGAAAATAATCACGTAGGTCCGCTGATCGACAAAGACGCAGTGAACCTGTATCTCAGCTCTATCGAGCAGGTGAAAGCACAGGGCGGCACCTTCCTGGTAGAGGGCGGCGTATTATCCGGCGATGCCTACACCTCCGGATGTTATGTGAAACCTTCTATCGCAGCTGTAGAGAACACCTACCCGATCGTACAACATGAAACCTTCGCTCCTATACTGTATGTGATGAAATACAGCCAGCTGGAAGAGGCGATCGCCATGCAGAACAATGTGCCACAGGGATTATCTTCCGCCATCATGACACTCAACCTCCGGGAAGCGGAACTATTCCTTTCTCAGGCAGGCTCTGACTGTGGTATTGCTAACGTCAATATCGGTACTTCCGGGGCAGAGATCGGTGGGGCATTTGGTGGGGAGAAAGAGACAGGTGGCGGCAGGGAAAGTGGCTCAGATGCATGGAAGTCTTATATGCGCCGGCAGACGAATACTATTAACTATTCAACTAAGCTGCCGCTGGCACAAGGGATCAAGTTTGAGCTTGGAGCGTGA
- the ppk1 gene encoding polyphosphate kinase 1, which produces MRLSNSEHIDTNFQDPVMEKKSNSKKIAPAAAKKPKMIPRDISWLAFNARVLQEAADNSVPLLERIRFLGIFSNNLDEFFRVRVATLKRMLLVGKSTRMHLEENPDEILDDIQSMVIDQQREFDRIWESIEEELKQQKIFIRTEKHLNKEQQKFVLNYFNDEVRTNIIPLMIESIQHFPFLRDKSIYLAVVLAKQDNSIRQKFALIEIPSVLPRFITLPAKDGEADIMLLEDVIRFSLPHIFSYFGFDKFTAHIIKVTRDAELDIDNDISTSLIHQIEKGLKDRRKGKPVRFVYDKDIDPLLLEYLMRRLGLSGKDNLIPGARIHNFKDFMDFPSGVFKDRPHPQRKSFIHPLFANASSVMHVIQMQDVMLHFPYHSFDTIIDLLREAAIDPNVTSIKLTAYRLARNSKIVNALVNAVRNGKQVTVAIELRARFNEADNLEWKTRLEDEGVKVLIGIPGLKIHAKLCVIKKRIGTKTIQCGFVSTGNLNEKTARVYGDHCLLTANRNIMADINRIFSYLENSKHDIKMLEACNTLPVSPYSMRPFFIRMIEKEIKNARHKKGGSMVIKMNSLSDPEMISKLYEAAKEGVDVSMIIRGICCAYTENKKWKKDITAVSIVDEYLEHARVFTFGKESQSQVYIASCDWMLRNLDHRVEVAIPIFDPAIQQELRDILAIQLSGNVKARILDNEQKNEYKRDNSGKKIRSQIEIFKYLHEKQYN; this is translated from the coding sequence ATGCGATTGTCCAATAGTGAGCATATAGATACTAATTTTCAAGATCCGGTGATGGAAAAGAAAAGCAATAGCAAAAAAATAGCACCCGCAGCCGCCAAGAAGCCCAAAATGATCCCCAGGGACATCAGCTGGCTGGCCTTTAATGCGAGGGTTTTACAGGAAGCAGCTGATAACAGCGTGCCCCTGCTCGAACGAATCCGCTTCCTGGGTATTTTTTCCAACAACCTTGATGAGTTTTTCCGCGTACGTGTAGCAACCCTGAAGAGAATGTTGCTGGTAGGTAAATCTACCCGCATGCACCTGGAAGAAAATCCTGATGAAATTCTGGATGATATCCAGAGCATGGTAATCGATCAGCAAAGAGAGTTTGACCGTATATGGGAAAGTATCGAAGAGGAACTCAAGCAGCAGAAGATCTTCATCCGTACGGAGAAACACCTCAATAAAGAACAGCAGAAGTTTGTACTCAACTATTTCAATGATGAGGTACGTACGAACATCATACCGCTGATGATCGAGAGTATCCAGCACTTCCCCTTCCTGCGGGATAAATCTATCTATCTGGCAGTAGTACTGGCGAAACAGGATAATTCCATCAGACAGAAATTCGCCCTGATCGAGATCCCCAGTGTACTTCCGCGCTTTATCACGCTGCCCGCCAAAGATGGTGAAGCTGATATCATGTTGCTGGAAGATGTGATCCGTTTCAGTCTGCCGCATATATTCTCCTACTTTGGCTTTGACAAGTTCACCGCCCATATCATTAAAGTGACAAGGGACGCCGAACTGGATATTGATAATGACATCTCTACCAGTCTTATTCACCAGATTGAAAAAGGGCTGAAAGACCGTCGTAAAGGCAAACCCGTAAGATTTGTCTACGACAAAGACATCGACCCGCTCCTGCTCGAATACCTGATGCGCAGACTGGGCCTCTCTGGTAAAGATAACCTGATCCCCGGCGCCCGTATCCATAACTTCAAAGACTTTATGGACTTCCCGTCGGGTGTATTCAAAGACAGACCACATCCGCAACGTAAGAGTTTTATACATCCGCTGTTTGCCAATGCATCCAGTGTGATGCACGTGATACAGATGCAGGATGTAATGCTGCACTTCCCTTATCATTCATTTGATACCATCATTGACCTGCTGAGGGAAGCCGCCATTGATCCGAACGTTACCAGCATTAAGCTGACCGCGTACCGCCTCGCCAGGAACTCCAAGATCGTCAATGCACTGGTGAATGCCGTCCGCAATGGGAAGCAGGTAACAGTAGCCATCGAACTGAGAGCCCGTTTTAACGAAGCGGATAACCTGGAGTGGAAGACACGTCTGGAAGATGAAGGCGTGAAAGTACTTATTGGCATCCCCGGACTGAAGATCCATGCGAAACTCTGCGTGATCAAGAAACGTATTGGCACCAAGACCATTCAATGTGGCTTTGTGAGCACGGGTAACCTCAATGAGAAAACGGCCAGGGTATACGGAGATCATTGTCTGCTTACAGCCAACCGGAACATCATGGCTGATATCAACCGCATTTTCAGCTACCTGGAAAACAGCAAGCATGATATCAAGATGCTGGAAGCCTGCAATACCCTGCCGGTGAGCCCTTACAGTATGCGCCCATTCTTCATCCGTATGATCGAGAAAGAGATCAAGAATGCACGTCATAAGAAAGGTGGCTCCATGGTCATCAAAATGAACTCCCTCTCCGACCCGGAGATGATCAGCAAACTCTATGAAGCAGCCAAGGAAGGCGTGGATGTGAGCATGATCATCAGAGGTATCTGTTGCGCATATACGGAAAATAAAAAGTGGAAGAAGGATATCACGGCTGTCAGCATTGTGGATGAATACCTAGAACACGCACGTGTCTTCACTTTTGGTAAAGAATCGCAGTCACAGGTATACATTGCATCCTGCGACTGGATGCTGCGTAACCTGGACCACCGCGTAGAAGTAGCGATCCCGATATTTGACCCGGCCATCCAGCAGGAATTAAGGGATATACTGGCTATACAGCTGAGTGGTAATGTGAAAGCGCGTATCCTGGATAATGAGCAGAAGAACGAGTACAAGCGGGATAATAGTGGTAAGAAAATAAGATCGCAGATAGAGATCTTTAAGTATCTGCATGAGAAACAGTATAATTAA